In the genome of Hippoglossus hippoglossus isolate fHipHip1 chromosome 12, fHipHip1.pri, whole genome shotgun sequence, one region contains:
- the LOC117771540 gene encoding transmembrane protein 250: MPVIPIPRRVRSFHGPHTTCMHSACGSTHASKLVRTKYNNFDLYLRSRCMYSFLRFLLYFGCSLLTSLLWVALSALFFLQYVSVRVLLRLQYKLSIILLLLGHRRLDFGVVNDLIIYSMQITMFLVGGLGWCFMVFVDM, from the coding sequence ATGCCTGTGATCCCCATCCCACGGCGGGTGCGCAGCTTCCATGGCCCCCACACCACCTGCATGCACTCAGCCTGCGGGTCGACACACGCCTCCAAGCTAGTGCGCACCAAGTACAACAACTTCGACCTGTACTTGCGGTCCCGCTGCATGTACAGCTTCCTCCGCTTTCTCCTGTACTTCGGCTGCAGCCTCCTGACCTCCCTGCTCTGGGTGGCGCTCTCCGCCCTCTTCTTCCTGCAGTACGTGAGCGTGCGCGTGCTCCTGCGGCTGCAGTACAAGCTGTCCATCATCCTGCTCTTGTTGGGTCACCGGCGTCTAGACTTTGGTGTGGTGAATGACCTGATCATCTACAGCATGCAGATCACCATGTTTCTGGTGGGCGGGCTCGGCTGGTGCTTCATGGTGTTTGTGGACATGTAG